The Vitis riparia cultivar Riparia Gloire de Montpellier isolate 1030 chromosome 3, EGFV_Vit.rip_1.0, whole genome shotgun sequence genome includes a region encoding these proteins:
- the LOC117910313 gene encoding proline-rich protein 4-like isoform X2: MGSPPICEGTLLGFWVFLLFPVIFCYGNADQFEVVGVVECADCSESHIKASQAFSGLGVTIDCKLANGEFKTRAFGAVSNEGKFKVSVPEEMVKDGYQLKEECFAQLYSASAAPCPDSQSGLEASKIVLKAKTIGEKNVFGPIANLKFSSLTCTSALWWSFYKHPPLPKLPLPFPKAYPPPWKKFGHVYKKPLPPSIPIYKKPLPSPVHKKLLPPKVLIHKKPLPPKVLKPNKPFPPPSPVYKKPFPPSVPVFKKPIPPPVPVYKRLPPPPAPVYQKPPVPVFKKPCPPPVPIAKKLLPPHVPIYKKPLLPPTPIYNKPNPSPFYKWSIHKPIPPVYKLLPPIPPLYKKPCPPFIKPPHYLPKLPPKLFPFPEFGPYPPIQPYFPHP, from the exons ATGGGATCACCTCCCATTTGTGAAGGAACACTTCTGGGCTTCTGGGTGTTCCTGCTTTTTCCTGTGATCTTCTGCTATGGCAATGCTGATCAATTTGAGGTAGTTGGAGTTGTAGAATGTGCAGACTGTTCTGAGAGTCATATTAAGGCTAGCCAAGCCTTTTCAG GGCTTGGTGTGACCATTGACTGCAAGCTAGCAAATGGAGAGTTCAAAACAAGGGCATTTGGAGCGGTCagcaatgaaggaaaattcaAGGTGTCTGTCCCTGAGGAGATGGTGAAGGATGGATATCAGTTGAAAGAGGAATGCTTTGCACAGCTTTACAGTGCCTCAGCAGCACCATGTCCTGATTCACAGAGCGGCCTAGAGGCCTCCAAGATAGTCTTGAAGGCGAAAACCATTGGGGAGAAAAACGTATTTGGCCCAATCGCAAATCTAAAATTCTCTTCTCTAACTTGCACTTCAGCCCTTTGGTGGTCTTTCTACAAGCATCCTCCCCTGCCCAAGCTGCCACTGCCCTTTCCCAAGGCCTATCCTCCACCTTGGAAGAAATTTGGCCATGTCTACAAGAAACCACTTCCACCATCAATACCAATATACAAGAAGCCCCTCCCATCTCCAGTCCACAAGAAGCTGCTTCCACCCAAGGTACTCATACACAAGAAGCCTCTTCCACCAAAAGTACTGAAACCCAATAAGCCATTCCCACCACCTTCGCCAGTTTACAAGAAGCCTTTTCCTCCATCTGTACCGGTTTTTAAGAAACCAATCCCACCACCCGTTCCAGTATACAAGAGACTTCCTCCGCCCCCTGCGCCCGTTTATCAGAAACCACCAGTTCCGGTGTTCAAGAAGCCTTGTCCACCGCCTGTTCCCATAGCTAAGAAGTTGCTTCCACCCCATGTCCCCATATACAAAAAGCCGCTTCTGCCTCCCACTCCAATCTACAATAAGCCAAATCCATCACCATTCTATAAATGGTCAATTCACAAGCCAATACCACCAGTCTACAAACTTCTTCCTCCAATCCCTCCACTTTACAAGAAGCCATGTCCACCCTTTATTAAGCCTCCTCATTATCTTCCTAAGCTTCCTCCAAAGCTCTTCCCCTTCCCCGAGTTTGGACCCTATCCTCCTATACAACCTTATTTCCCTCATCCTTAA
- the LOC117910313 gene encoding proline-rich protein 4-like isoform X1: MGSLHICEGSHLGFWVFLLFSVSFCYGNADQVQVVGIVECADCSESHIKASQAFSGLGVTIDCKLANGEFKTRAFGAVSNEGKFKVSVPEEMVKDGYQLKEECFAQLYSASAAPCPDSQSGLEASKIVLKAKTIGEKNVFGPIANLKFSSLTCTSALWWSFYKHPPLPKLPLPFPKAYPPPWKKFGHVYKKPLPPSIPIYKKPLPSPVHKKLLPPKVLIHKKPLPPKVLKPNKPFPPPSPVYKKPFPPSVPVFKKPIPPPVPVYKRLPPPPAPVYQKPPVPVFKKPCPPPVPIAKKLLPPHVPIYKKPLLPPTPIYNKPNPSPFYKWSIHKPIPPVYKLLPPIPPLYKKPCPPFIKPPHYLPKLPPKLFPFPEFGPYPPIQPYFPHP; encoded by the exons ATGGGATCACTTCACATCTGTGAAGGATCACATCTGGGCTTCTGGGTGTTCTTGCTTTTTTCTGTGAGCTTCTGCTATGGCAATGCTGATCAAGTTCAGGTAGTTGGAATTGTAGAATGTGCAGACTGTTCTGAGAGTCATATTAAGGCTAGCCAAGCCTTTTCAG GGCTTGGTGTGACCATTGACTGCAAGCTAGCAAATGGAGAGTTCAAAACAAGGGCATTTGGAGCGGTCagcaatgaaggaaaattcaAGGTGTCTGTCCCTGAGGAGATGGTGAAGGATGGATATCAGTTGAAAGAGGAATGCTTTGCACAGCTTTACAGTGCCTCAGCAGCACCATGTCCTGATTCACAGAGCGGCCTAGAGGCCTCCAAGATAGTCTTGAAGGCGAAAACCATTGGGGAGAAAAACGTATTTGGCCCAATCGCAAATCTAAAATTCTCTTCTCTAACTTGCACTTCAGCCCTTTGGTGGTCTTTCTACAAGCATCCTCCCCTGCCCAAGCTGCCACTGCCCTTTCCCAAGGCCTATCCTCCACCTTGGAAGAAATTTGGCCATGTCTACAAGAAACCACTTCCACCATCAATACCAATATACAAGAAGCCCCTCCCATCTCCAGTCCACAAGAAGCTGCTTCCACCCAAGGTACTCATACACAAGAAGCCTCTTCCACCAAAAGTACTGAAACCCAATAAGCCATTCCCACCACCTTCGCCAGTTTACAAGAAGCCTTTTCCTCCATCTGTACCGGTTTTTAAGAAACCAATCCCACCACCCGTTCCAGTATACAAGAGACTTCCTCCGCCCCCTGCGCCCGTTTATCAGAAACCACCAGTTCCGGTGTTCAAGAAGCCTTGTCCACCGCCTGTTCCCATAGCTAAGAAGTTGCTTCCACCCCATGTCCCCATATACAAAAAGCCGCTTCTGCCTCCCACTCCAATCTACAATAAGCCAAATCCATCACCATTCTATAAATGGTCAATTCACAAGCCAATACCACCAGTCTACAAACTTCTTCCTCCAATCCCTCCACTTTACAAGAAGCCATGTCCACCCTTTATTAAGCCTCCTCATTATCTTCCTAAGCTTCCTCCAAAGCTCTTCCCCTTCCCCGAGTTTGGACCCTATCCTCCTATACAACCTTATTTCCCTCATCCTTAA
- the LOC117910837 gene encoding proline-rich protein 4-like yields MGSPPICEGTLLGFWVFLLFSVIFCYGNADQFEVVGVVECADCSESRIKASQAFSGLGVTIDCKLANGEFKTRVVGDVSNEGKFKVSLPEEMVKDGYQLKEECFAQLHSASAAPCFDAQSGLEASKIVWKAKTIGKKNVFGPIANLKFSSLTCTSALWWSFYKHPPLPKLPLPFPKAYPPPWKKFGHVYKKPLPPSIPIYKKPLPSPVHKKLLPPKVLIHKKPLPPKVLKPNKPFPPPSPVYKKPFPPSVPVFKKPIPPPVPVYKRLPPPPAPVYQKRLPPPVPVFKKPCPPPVPIAKKLLPPHVPIYKKPLLPPTPIYNKPNPPPFYKWSIHKPIPPVYKLLPPIPPLYKKPCPPILKPPHYLPKLPPKHFPLPKFGPNPPIPPYFPHP; encoded by the exons ATGGGATCACCTCCCATTTGTGAAGGAACACTTCTGGGCTTCTGGGTGTTCCTGCTTTTTTCTGTGATCTTCTGCTATGGCAATGCTGATCAATTTGAGGTAGTTGGAGTTGTAGAATGTGCAGACTGTTCTGAGAGTCGTATTAAGGCTAGCCAAGCCTTTTCAG GGCTTGGTGTGACCATTGACTGCAAGCTAGCAAATGGAGAGTTCAAAACAAGGGTAGTTGGAGATGTCagcaatgaaggaaaattcaAGGTGTCTCTCCCTGAGGAGATGGTGAAGGATGGATATCAGTTGAAAGAGGAATGCTTTGCACAGCTTCACAGTGCCTCAGCAGCACCATGTTTTGATGCACAGAGCGGCCTAGAGGCCTCCAAGATAGTCTGGAAGGCGAAAACTATTGGGAAGAAAAACGTATTTGGCCCAATCGCAAATCTAAAATTCTCTTCTCTAACTTGCACTTCAGCCCTTTGGTGGTCTTTCTACAAGCATCCTCCCCTGCCCAAGCTGCCACTGCCCTTCCCCAAGGCCTATCCTCCACCTTGGAAGAAATTTGGCCATGTCTACAAGAAACCACTTCCACCATCAATACCAATATACAAAAAGCCCCTCCCATCTCCAGTCCACAAGAAGCTGCTTCCACCCAAGGTACTCATACACAAGAAGCCTCTTCCACCAAAAGTACTGAAACCCAATAAGCCATTCCCACCACCTTCGCCAGTTTACAAGAAGCCTTTTCCTCCATCTGTACCGGTTTTTAAGAAACCAATCCCACCACCTGTTCCAGTATACAAGAGACTTCCTCCGCCCCCTGCGCCCGTTTATCAGAAACGGTTGCCACCACCAGTTCCGGTGTTCAAGAAGCCTTGTCCACCGCCTGTTCCCATAGCTAAGAAGTTGCTTCCACCCCATGTCCCCATATACAAAAAGCCGCTTCTGCCTCCCACTCCAATCTACAATAAGCCAAATCCACCACCATTCTATAAATGGTCAATTCACAAGCCAATACCACCAGTCTACAAACTTCTTCCTCCAATCCCTCCACTTTACAAGAAGCCATGTCCACCCATTCTTAAGCCTCCTCATTATCTTCCTAAGCTTCCTCCAAAgcacttccccctccccaagTTTGGACCCAATCCTCCTATACCACCTTATTTCCCTCATCCTTAA